The nucleotide window ATCCCTGGTTGGAAGGAGCTAGTGAATAGGAAAGGAGCAGAGGGTGCTGGGAGGGAAAGAGTACATTATATAAAATCAGAGTCCCAGCTCTGCAGAGCAGGGACACATGGACAAGCCTAAAGGCAGAGTGTCTCCTGGAGAAGGTTTGGTGAAGGTGGTCAGGGTCCTACAGGTGAGACCTGCTGGGGGAAGTGGCTCCTCTGGGTATAAAAGGAGCTGTGGCACTGGGGGGAAGGGCTGCTGAGGAAGAGAGCCCCTGCTGGCATTATGGTGTGTAGGCAGGGGGTGGCTGGAATTGGTTGATGACCTCATACTCTGCTGGGTAGGGGTCATTCTCCTCCATCTCAGATAGCAGCTCCAGTGcttgttcttcttcctctgttGGATAGTGGCGCAGGAGGTTGGCTGCAGTAGCCAGGATTGAGGCTCCGCCAGCTCCTGCCACCAGGTAGAAGCTAACAGCAAAGGTGACATAGACTTGGGAGCCGTGGTACTTCTTATGCTGTTGCTGCTGGGCCAGGATGAGCTCAGAAGCCCAGTAGGAAAAGCCAATGACCGTAGCACACTGTGGGACAGTGAGGATGTGAGCGAAGGCATAGCAACGAGTAATCTTCAGAGCTGGATGCTTGGGCCCAAAGACATCCAACAGGAATGCAGAGAGACTACACAGGATGCCCAAGAAGCAGAAGGCAGCGATGACCCTCAGGAGAAGAACTGTTTGGGGGTTCATGCAGAAATCGGTCAGCAGGCCTCAGGGCTGGGATGGCGCCGCTTCGCCCGGTCACAGGCTTCTTAGCTGCCGGGGCCAAGAGATCCCAGGCCCCAATCCCGCAACGCCCAGACGGACCCTGGCCGATGCACTTCCGGCTTCCtccaaccccacccacccccaatctCATCACTTCTTAAGCTCCCATTATAAGCCAAACCTTCAACACAGAGCCACTGGCTGTAAAAGTGAGATCTTAGAGGATCTTCTCCTGCCTGGATTCTCTTTTGGAACTCCTgcctgacattttttttaaaaagtaatttatttatttgtttatttttactttatgctcCTTGGTGTTTTGTCactatgcatgtctgtgtgaaggtgtcagatcctggagttacagagagatgtgagctgtcatgtgtgtACTGGGAATCGAACATGGGTCCTGTTAAAGAGCGGCTagaggtcttaaccactgagccatctttccatcccctGACAtacttttttttagcttcatttttcccttttcacCAAATGTCAGTGCTCACATGGGATTTGaaaggtgagagagagggagtggaTCATTATTGTGTCTCCTGCTCTGCTTGGCATAGTGGTCAAATGTGTGGACTTCACCTGAAGAGCGATTTCACAAGGCTTCAAGGCGCGGTCTTGGTAGTAACTAACCTCTGTGCTCCAGGCAGCTCTGATTGCCTTCAGCGTTTTCTGTGGTGACTGCGAATTTCAGAATCTCAGAGCTAGTAGCAAACCCTGAGGGCCAGAGGCTGTTTCTCTGACCTCTATTCCTCCAGCATGTTGGACAGTGTGTTTAACATTGCAGTTCTTGTATTAGTAATCCCTCGGAAATACcaaagagagaaaattcaaatCTTGGGTATGTATCCGCTGATTCGAGAGACAAGCTGATCCACTACTGGGGCTTTAGAGGGCACCTTTGCCAAGTTCCAAGCACAGCTCTTGTTACTCATTTTTGTCAGGGCTTATGGGCTGGGCTGCCTGTACTGACAGCATGATTTCGAAATAGAAGCTTCTGGCTGTGAGTTGAAGTTAACTTCTTCTAAGTCAGGTGTCCGGCTTCACATGAATGCAGAAGAAATCCAAAAGTCAAATGTAAATTACTGAGGAGTGCTTTTATTTTCCAGAGGAACCAAGGAATATGATTAAAGTCAATTTTTAGAAGCAAAtgaatagaagaaagaattttgtACTTTTTCAGACATTAAATTTATATTAATGGGCAGCTTTTAAATAGTCCTGCTATCAGAACTATATTTTCATGGATGCCAGCTTAtctaatttaaatttattattgacCGTACTGTCACCCtatgaaaaatgagaaaacaatttGTTTGGCCTCCTTTCCTGCAAGGAACCTTGATTGGATTTTTGTATTTGTTGCAGAAAATTCTCTTTCACATTAAATATGCTAACAAATATCTTAGGGATCAGGCCATTATTTTCAGTTCTGTTTAGTTCTCTCTTAACAGTCAGTTTCAGCTGTAAACTTATGAAAGTATAAAATGGGTAATAATATGGATAACCTTGTCACATCTGTTTTCTCTGAAATATGCATAATTAATAAGTTTAGTTCACAGTGAGTGGTATCTATCAGGGTCAGATAATTGAAACTTTCATGTTCAAAGCAGTATAACACAGGCAAAATATTCTTTGGTTCTTATTTATTTCATGGAAACTGTTAGTAAACTATAAAGTAATTTTTGCATTGGCCCAAGTAGATTCTCCAGtgacatttttaaaagtcaatgtTATAGGGgccccacacaaagaaaaaccaGATTAAATTGCGATATTTGTTCTTATGGatatctaatttattttattttatatttaatttaatttttaatgtttgtaCCCTACCCACGAGAAACCATCAATAGTGGAGAGTTACACTTTAGTATCCTTATCATAATTTTTAAGAGTCCTCAGTGTTGGCTTCTTTTTAAGGCTGTTACTTTGGGGTTGGTGTTAAAGGTTGTAACAGAAGCCttgcatgttcctctttctcaattgGGCTTCTGCAGTCATTGATAATCACTGCCAATGTAGCTTCCTTGCTCTAAACAGTCAAGAGGAGCTTAGATCATGTGCTTCCTTGTGTTTTCTGAAAACAGTACAGACCAGGACCATGGACCCCACACAAGACCGTAGGAGGTTACCTGGATCATGGACATCAGCAAGGCTTCAGGCTACATCATAGACCATTGATATCCTCATGGTATTTGGAGGCCACTGACATCAAATAGACTCTGGCTGCAGTAGCATCATGAACCTAAACATGGCCCTTG belongs to Rattus norvegicus strain BN/NHsdMcwi chromosome 11, GRCr8, whole genome shotgun sequence and includes:
- the Tmem127l1 gene encoding transmembrane protein 127-like, whose translation is MNPQTVLLLRVIAAFCFLGILCSLSAFLLDVFGPKHPALKITRCYAFAHILTVPQCATVIGFSYWASELILAQQQQHKKYHGSQVYVTFAVSFYLVAGAGGASILATAANLLRHYPTEEEEQALELLSEMEENDPYPAEYEVINQFQPPPAYTP